A stretch of Microbulbifer sp. SAOS-129_SWC DNA encodes these proteins:
- a CDS encoding response regulator, with product MAASKTKESDQDPVPAARSLRATLFRFTLAPALVLALVLTIVFTLQQMNDRRQLLLSHGRTSAEQLAELIKLSGGQPTSLRKEWLHQSLLNVMLEKDMVRSVQIYSTEGEDLDPVTHLNNLAGVGPRPRRSVRAADLHGHETIVFDKGGSLQVLQPIHDKPIHCWISVELHRPYFVIGTYQAVLMALLALIICTLAALAWAVFLSERFAHSLLRLGDTLEAIGRGQFEVRAQESGNRELNQLVAKINQMARNLSTNQQEYKDNLLQSMEDLRQSLDSMEEQNIELDLARKKALEASRIKSNFLANTSHEIRTPLNGIIGFTNLLLKTDIDELQQDYLQTILRSSENLLTTINDIMDFSRIESGNLVLDHIPMNLGQLLEETLQILAPFAYEHRLELVPLIDTQLPGTLVGDPLRIKQILTNLVGSAVRSSSDGNIPVRMGVQSGKDSELLVRISVTDLGNRIDEQGRRELRQLLENKSPQQNRQISSSGLGLAIARSLIERMGGCIGIDEAAGGGATFWVHLPLLLERSRTIPVPERFPGCRLLIADPNRMTRLQVAQLLKHWQVEPVELADSDTLQPAVEQMWRHDALPDAVIIDTAIASDGQGGFDQFIATVQQLVDTYQCRVIVQGSPVELRRCYEQLRTRVLTFLGKPVSRDNLLRALRRAAPQQQAVARNTGTHPALPWNTAPRVLAVDDHQANRLLVSELLRAQGIEATIAASGEEALQKWREEDFNMIFMDIQMPEMDGIEATRRIRAEERDQRIPIIALTAHAGTEEKARLLSAGLDDYLSKPVSEAQLSHMIKRWMKILAPTQPFASRNASPRLVDIGDSLNLSNNDARLARDMLQMLIKGLISDEQELHRLRDDGDTKALFELVHRMHGGCCYCGVPQLREATSNLQEHLRPLQDDAEAEIDQRLVDAVAREIRALREWASEQNLDALFGLKAAETET from the coding sequence ATGGCTGCTTCCAAGACTAAAGAGTCGGATCAGGATCCCGTCCCCGCAGCGCGCTCGCTGCGCGCAACCCTATTCCGCTTCACCCTGGCCCCGGCGCTGGTGCTGGCACTGGTGCTGACTATCGTGTTCACGCTGCAGCAGATGAACGACCGGCGCCAGCTGCTGCTATCCCACGGGCGCACCAGCGCCGAGCAGCTCGCCGAGCTGATCAAGCTGAGCGGCGGCCAGCCAACCAGTCTGCGCAAGGAGTGGCTGCACCAGAGCCTGCTCAACGTAATGCTGGAGAAGGACATGGTGCGCTCGGTGCAGATCTACTCCACTGAGGGCGAAGACCTGGATCCGGTCACCCACCTGAACAACCTGGCCGGTGTGGGCCCGCGCCCGCGGCGCTCGGTTCGCGCCGCCGACCTGCACGGCCATGAGACCATCGTGTTCGACAAGGGCGGCAGCCTGCAGGTCCTGCAACCAATCCACGACAAGCCCATCCACTGCTGGATCAGCGTCGAGCTACACCGCCCCTACTTCGTCATCGGCACCTATCAGGCGGTCCTGATGGCCCTGCTGGCATTGATCATCTGCACCCTGGCCGCACTGGCCTGGGCGGTGTTTCTATCCGAGCGCTTTGCCCACAGCCTGCTGCGCCTCGGCGACACCCTGGAGGCCATCGGCCGCGGCCAATTCGAAGTGCGCGCGCAGGAGTCCGGCAACCGCGAACTGAACCAACTGGTAGCCAAGATCAACCAGATGGCGCGAAACCTGTCCACCAACCAGCAGGAGTACAAGGACAACCTGCTGCAATCGATGGAGGATCTGCGGCAGTCGCTGGACAGCATGGAGGAGCAGAATATCGAGCTGGACCTGGCGCGCAAGAAGGCGCTGGAGGCGAGCCGCATCAAATCCAATTTCCTCGCCAATACCAGCCACGAAATCCGCACGCCGCTGAACGGTATCATCGGCTTCACCAACCTGTTGCTGAAGACCGACATCGACGAACTGCAGCAGGATTACCTGCAGACCATCCTGCGCTCGTCGGAAAACCTGCTCACCACCATCAACGACATCATGGATTTCTCGCGCATCGAGTCCGGCAACCTGGTGCTCGACCATATCCCCATGAATCTCGGGCAGCTGCTTGAGGAGACGCTACAGATTCTCGCCCCCTTCGCCTACGAACACCGCCTGGAGCTGGTGCCGCTGATCGATACGCAGCTGCCCGGCACCCTGGTCGGTGACCCGCTGCGGATCAAGCAGATTCTCACCAACCTGGTGGGCAGCGCGGTGCGCAGCTCCAGCGATGGCAACATCCCCGTGCGCATGGGCGTGCAGAGCGGCAAGGATTCCGAACTGCTGGTGCGCATCAGCGTCACCGACCTGGGCAACCGCATCGACGAGCAGGGGCGCCGCGAACTGCGGCAACTGCTGGAAAACAAGTCCCCGCAGCAGAACCGCCAGATCAGCAGCAGCGGCCTCGGCCTCGCCATCGCCCGCAGCCTGATCGAACGCATGGGCGGCTGTATCGGTATCGACGAAGCCGCCGGCGGCGGTGCCACTTTCTGGGTACACCTGCCGCTGCTGCTGGAACGCAGCCGTACCATCCCGGTACCGGAGCGTTTTCCCGGCTGCCGCCTGCTGATTGCGGATCCCAACCGCATGACTCGCCTGCAGGTGGCGCAGCTGCTCAAGCACTGGCAGGTGGAACCAGTGGAGCTGGCTGACAGCGACACGCTGCAACCGGCCGTCGAGCAGATGTGGCGCCACGACGCGCTGCCCGATGCCGTCATTATCGACACTGCCATCGCCAGCGATGGCCAAGGGGGGTTCGACCAGTTCATCGCCACCGTGCAGCAACTGGTGGATACCTACCAGTGCCGGGTCATCGTGCAGGGCTCGCCGGTGGAGCTGCGCCGCTGCTACGAGCAATTACGCACACGGGTGCTCACCTTCCTCGGCAAGCCGGTCTCGCGCGACAACCTGTTGCGCGCCCTGCGCCGCGCGGCGCCCCAGCAACAGGCCGTAGCGCGCAACACCGGCACCCATCCGGCCCTGCCCTGGAACACCGCGCCGCGGGTACTGGCGGTGGACGACCACCAGGCCAACCGCCTGCTGGTCAGCGAGCTGCTGCGCGCCCAGGGGATAGAGGCCACCATTGCCGCCAGTGGCGAAGAGGCGCTACAGAAATGGCGGGAAGAAGATTTCAATATGATCTTCATGGATATCCAGATGCCGGAAATGGACGGGATCGAGGCCACCCGCCGAATCCGCGCCGAAGAGCGCGACCAGCGCATACCGATCATTGCGCTGACCGCGCACGCCGGCACCGAAGAGAAGGCACGCCTGCTCTCCGCCGGCCTGGACGATTACCTGAGCAAACCGGTCAGCGAGGCGCAGCTCAGTCATATGATCAAGCGCTGGATGAAAATCCTCGCTCCGACACAGCCGTTCGCTTCGCGCAATGCCAGTCCGCGACTGGTGGATATCGGAGACAGCCTGAATCTCAGCAACAACGACGCCCGACTGGCCCGCGACATGCTACAGATGTTGATCAAGGGGCTGATTTCCGACGAACAGGAATTGCACCGCCTGCGCGACGACGGTGACACCAAGGCCCTGTTCGAGCTGGTGCACCGTATGCACGGCGGTTGCTGTTACTGCGGCGTGCCGCAGTTGCGCGAGGCCACCTCCAACCTGCAGGAACACCTGCGTCCACTGCAGGACGACGCGGAAGCGGAGATCGACCAGCGTCTGGTGGACGCGGTCGCACGGGAGATACGCGCGCTGCGCGAGTGGGCCTCGGAGCAGAATCTGGATGCGCTGTTCGGGCTCAAAGCCGCCGAAACAGAGACCTGA
- the acpS gene encoding holo-ACP synthase yields MIVSIGTDICSYTRIEAAWRRFGDRFVERVLCAAEREAFAQLAIPNRAAYLCKRFAAKEALGKALGTGIGEGISWQHIEVRRRRGLGPEVRLSGEAQARAQQMGVGHIHLTLSDEKDFALAFVIFEGE; encoded by the coding sequence ATGATCGTTAGTATCGGCACGGATATCTGCAGTTACACTCGTATCGAGGCCGCCTGGCGGCGCTTTGGTGACCGTTTTGTCGAGCGGGTACTGTGCGCAGCCGAGCGCGAGGCCTTTGCGCAGCTCGCCATTCCCAATCGCGCCGCCTATCTGTGCAAGCGCTTTGCCGCCAAGGAAGCGCTCGGCAAGGCGCTGGGCACCGGTATTGGTGAGGGCATTTCCTGGCAGCATATCGAGGTGCGGCGCCGGCGCGGGCTGGGGCCTGAGGTGCGATTGAGCGGCGAGGCGCAGGCGCGGGCGCAGCAGATGGGGGTCGGGCATATCCACCTGACGCTGTCGGACGAGAAGGACTTCGCGCTCGCCTTTGTGATTTTCGAGGGGGAATAG
- the recO gene encoding DNA repair protein RecO: protein MAQSQPPLQPAYILHSRPFRDTSLILELLTPEFGRIGCVARGARRDKQRRQQSLQPFAPLLVTLMGRGELKTLGPLESAGAALWLRGRAVYAGLYANELLVRLLPAGEAQYAIFASYQALLQSLAQLDGSAAEQLEAPLRRFELQLLAELGSCPQLDYCAHTSAPVSTGVHYRLEDELGFVPVYRHEDAPRRADEFTGTELLALQVARDGGELAPALLAPAKRLTRLLLQPLLGPRPLESRALFIQVYANNDR, encoded by the coding sequence ATGGCGCAATCGCAACCGCCGCTGCAGCCGGCCTACATACTGCACTCGCGTCCGTTCCGCGACACCAGCCTCATTCTCGAGCTGCTGACGCCGGAGTTCGGCCGTATCGGCTGTGTCGCGCGCGGCGCGCGGCGCGACAAGCAGCGGCGTCAGCAGTCATTACAGCCGTTCGCACCGCTGTTGGTCACGCTGATGGGGCGCGGCGAGCTGAAGACCCTCGGCCCGCTGGAGAGCGCCGGGGCCGCGCTGTGGCTGCGCGGGCGCGCGGTTTACGCTGGCCTTTATGCCAATGAATTACTGGTGCGCCTGCTGCCGGCCGGCGAGGCACAGTATGCGATATTCGCCAGCTATCAGGCGTTGCTGCAGTCACTTGCGCAGCTCGATGGCAGTGCCGCGGAGCAGCTGGAGGCGCCGTTGAGGCGCTTTGAGCTGCAATTGCTGGCGGAACTCGGCAGTTGTCCGCAACTGGACTACTGCGCGCACACCAGCGCACCGGTGAGCACCGGTGTTCACTATCGCCTGGAGGATGAACTGGGCTTCGTGCCGGTGTACCGGCACGAAGATGCCCCGCGCCGCGCGGATGAGTTTACCGGCACAGAGCTGCTGGCTTTACAGGTCGCCCGCGACGGTGGCGAGCTGGCGCCGGCGCTGCTGGCTCCGGCAAAGCGGCTCACACGCCTGCTGCTGCAGCCGCTACTGGGCCCGCGTCCCCTGGAGTCACGGGCGCTTTTTATACAGGTTTACGCGAACAATGATCGTTAG
- a CDS encoding GFA family protein: MRISICHCLACQRRTGSVFGVQARFPTEQLVVVGRSREYQRSAESGNILSSHFCPECGATLLLKLDIEPQLIGVPVGAFADPDFPAPPASIYEEYRHPWVPLPEDIDHLY, translated from the coding sequence GTGCGCATCAGTATCTGTCACTGCCTCGCCTGCCAGCGCCGCACCGGCAGTGTCTTCGGCGTACAGGCGCGCTTCCCCACAGAACAGCTAGTGGTTGTCGGGCGCAGCCGCGAATATCAGCGCAGCGCGGAAAGCGGCAATATCCTCTCCTCCCACTTCTGCCCCGAGTGCGGCGCCACCTTATTGCTGAAACTCGATATCGAACCGCAGCTGATCGGTGTGCCGGTGGGCGCGTTCGCCGACCCGGACTTCCCGGCGCCGCCCGCGTCCATCTATGAAGAGTACCGCCACCCCTGGGTTCCACTGCCGGAAGATATCGACCACCTGTACTGA
- the era gene encoding GTPase Era yields the protein MSEQPSRVGYVAIVGRPNVGKSTLLNHLLGQKLAITSRKPQTTRHNMLGIKTEGANQIIFVDTPGLHADQDKAINRYMNRAAASAARDVDVVVFVVERTRWTEGDQLVADKLRGLKCPLIIAVNKVDQLDDKAGLLPQLQALAEQHPKAEIVPISALRGVNLDALEAEIVKRLPEGQHFFPEDQITDRSSRFLAAEIVREKVIRQLGAEVPYQVTVEVEEFAQDGPILHISAAILVERSGQKRIIIGNKGERIKQIGSQARQDMERLFDSKVMLNLWVKVKSGWSDDERALRSLGYRDD from the coding sequence TTGAGCGAACAACCCTCACGCGTCGGCTATGTCGCCATTGTCGGTCGCCCCAATGTGGGCAAGTCCACGCTGCTGAACCACCTGTTGGGGCAGAAGTTGGCGATTACCTCGCGCAAGCCGCAGACCACCCGCCACAACATGCTGGGGATCAAGACCGAAGGGGCGAACCAGATCATCTTCGTCGACACCCCGGGGCTGCACGCGGACCAGGACAAGGCCATCAACCGCTATATGAACCGCGCCGCCGCCAGTGCCGCGCGCGACGTCGATGTGGTGGTGTTCGTGGTCGAGCGCACTCGCTGGACCGAGGGCGACCAGCTGGTGGCGGACAAACTGCGTGGCCTCAAGTGCCCGCTGATCATCGCCGTCAACAAGGTCGACCAGCTCGACGACAAGGCCGGTCTGTTGCCGCAACTGCAGGCGCTGGCCGAACAGCATCCCAAAGCGGAAATCGTACCCATCTCCGCCCTGCGCGGCGTCAACCTGGACGCGCTGGAGGCGGAGATCGTCAAGCGCTTGCCCGAGGGGCAGCACTTCTTCCCCGAAGACCAGATTACCGACCGCAGCTCGCGCTTCCTCGCCGCTGAAATCGTGCGCGAGAAAGTCATACGCCAGCTCGGTGCCGAAGTGCCGTATCAGGTCACCGTCGAAGTGGAGGAATTCGCCCAGGACGGGCCGATTCTGCATATCAGCGCCGCCATCCTGGTGGAGCGCTCCGGGCAGAAGCGCATCATCATCGGCAACAAGGGCGAGCGCATCAAGCAGATTGGTAGCCAGGCGCGCCAGGATATGGAGCGGCTGTTCGACAGTAAGGTGATGCTCAATCTGTGGGTCAAGGTCAAATCCGGCTGGTCCGACGACGAACGCGCGCTGCGCAGTCTCGGCTACCGCGACGACTGA
- the rnc gene encoding ribonuclease III, with protein sequence MTTDLLLERLCQRLGHGFDREAESRELLQLALTHRSHGSRNNERLEFLGDSILGFTIGAALFEKFPQGREGQLSRLRAQLVSGETLAELAREMELGDCLRLGEGEMKSGGFRRASILADAVEALIGAIYLDAGLEAARARVLAWFAPRLEKLSLETAKDPKTRLQEWLQARQKPLPEYKVVEVVGAEHAQQFVVECRVSGLREPIRGQAPNRRAAEKLAATEAYNRLTGQG encoded by the coding sequence GTGACAACTGACCTTCTTCTCGAGCGCCTGTGCCAGCGTCTCGGCCACGGCTTTGATCGCGAAGCTGAAAGCCGCGAACTGCTGCAACTGGCGCTGACCCACCGCTCCCACGGCAGCCGCAACAACGAGCGGCTGGAATTCCTCGGCGACTCGATTCTCGGCTTCACCATCGGTGCCGCCCTGTTTGAAAAATTCCCCCAGGGCCGCGAAGGCCAGCTCAGCCGCCTGCGCGCGCAGCTGGTCAGCGGCGAGACCCTGGCCGAACTGGCGCGGGAGATGGAGTTGGGTGACTGCCTGCGCCTGGGCGAGGGCGAAATGAAGAGCGGCGGGTTCCGCCGCGCGTCGATCCTGGCCGATGCGGTGGAGGCACTGATCGGAGCCATTTACCTGGACGCGGGGCTGGAAGCTGCGCGCGCGCGGGTGCTGGCCTGGTTCGCGCCGCGGCTGGAAAAACTGTCCCTGGAGACCGCCAAGGATCCCAAGACGCGCCTACAGGAGTGGCTGCAGGCGCGCCAGAAGCCGCTGCCGGAGTATAAGGTGGTGGAGGTTGTCGGCGCCGAACACGCCCAGCAGTTTGTGGTGGAATGCCGGGTCAGCGGCCTGCGCGAGCCGATACGCGGCCAGGCGCCCAACCGTCGCGCGGCGGAAAAGCTTGCCGCCACTGAAGCCTATAATCGCCTGACCGGGCAGGGCTGA
- a CDS encoding DUF4845 domain-containing protein: MARQMTASLRRQRGMSYWGWLVVVAVCGFILTCVSKMGPGYIDSYYVGEGLKQLAQEPNLRDMSRSDIKRELDKYFMLNNVRGQPTKSVKILRGADSMLVSIDYELRQPLFYNVDVVMKFNKQLNTAKVDQCCEPLVDLEQFRKRDN, from the coding sequence ATGGCTAGACAGATGACGGCTTCGCTGCGCCGCCAGCGCGGCATGAGCTACTGGGGCTGGTTGGTGGTTGTCGCCGTGTGCGGCTTTATCCTGACCTGTGTCTCCAAGATGGGGCCCGGCTACATCGATTCTTACTATGTGGGTGAAGGCCTGAAGCAACTCGCACAGGAGCCCAATCTGCGCGATATGTCCCGCAGTGATATCAAACGGGAACTGGATAAATACTTTATGCTCAACAACGTGCGCGGCCAGCCCACCAAGTCGGTGAAGATACTGCGCGGCGCCGACAGCATGCTGGTAAGTATCGATTATGAACTGCGCCAACCGCTGTTCTACAACGTGGACGTGGTAATGAAATTCAACAAGCAGCTCAACACGGCCAAGGTCGATCAGTGCTGTGAGCCGCTGGTAGATCTGGAGCAATTCCGCAAACGTGACAACTGA
- the lepB gene encoding signal peptidase I, with protein MDINFPLILLLLVVATGGIWLVDSLFFARRRKSGGAEGESSEPVLVEYAKSFFPVLAVVFILRSFVVEPFQIPSRSMVPTLEVGDFILVNKFSYGLRLPVARVKFLPVGEPKRGDVMVFFPPHMNDTYFIKRVIGLPGDKIEVKDNVLYINGERAPQELIQALPPSDPQVEVLWETIYGHRHLMARHIKRPSKYANYSATVPAGHYFMMGDNRDNSLDSREWGFVPEKDIVGKAFAIWMHWDKLLSVPSFNRVGGIE; from the coding sequence ATGGATATTAATTTTCCCCTGATTCTGCTGCTGCTGGTCGTGGCTACCGGTGGTATCTGGCTGGTCGACAGCCTGTTTTTTGCCCGCCGGCGCAAGAGTGGCGGCGCGGAGGGCGAGTCCTCCGAGCCGGTACTGGTTGAATACGCCAAGTCTTTTTTCCCGGTGCTGGCGGTCGTGTTCATTCTGCGCTCCTTCGTGGTGGAGCCCTTCCAGATTCCGTCCCGCTCCATGGTGCCGACACTGGAAGTGGGCGACTTTATTCTGGTGAACAAGTTCTCCTACGGCCTGCGCCTGCCGGTCGCCCGCGTCAAATTTTTGCCGGTGGGTGAGCCCAAGCGCGGCGACGTGATGGTGTTCTTCCCGCCGCACATGAACGATACCTACTTCATCAAGCGTGTGATCGGCCTGCCCGGCGACAAAATTGAAGTGAAGGACAATGTGCTCTACATCAACGGCGAGCGCGCGCCGCAGGAACTGATCCAGGCACTGCCGCCGAGCGACCCGCAGGTGGAAGTGCTGTGGGAAACCATCTACGGCCACCGCCACCTGATGGCCCGGCACATAAAGAGACCGAGCAAGTACGCCAACTACAGTGCCACAGTACCGGCGGGCCATTACTTCATGATGGGCGACAATCGCGACAACAGCCTCGACAGTCGCGAGTGGGGCTTCGTGCCCGAGAAGGACATCGTCGGCAAGGCCTTCGCGATCTGGATGCACTGGGACAAACTGCTCAGCGTCCCCAGCTTTAATCGCGTCGGCGGTATCGAATAA
- the lepA gene encoding translation elongation factor 4, with protein MATDLSHIRNFSIIAHIDHGKSTLADRFIQVCGGLSDREMAAQVLDSMDLERERGITIKAQSVTLDYTARDGKTYQLNFIDTPGHVDFSYEVSRSLAACEGALLVVDAAQGVEAQSVANCYTAIEQGLEVIPVLNKMDLPQADPDKVAEEIEDIIGIDATEATRCSAKSGLGVEEVLEDLVRLVPPPEGDVEAPLQALIIDSWFDSYLGVVSLVRVVQGTLKTKDKIVTKSIGRAHVVDNVGIFTPKRKETGVLRAGEVGFVVAGIKDIHGAPVGDTLTHAKGVEDVAMLPGFQKVKPQVYAGLFPVSSDDYEAFRDALEKLSLNDASLFYEPETSDALGFGFRCGFLGMLHMEIIQERLEREYDLDLITTAPTVVFEVLQTDGTVMSVDNPSRLPDVGSIEEMREPIAEVNILVPQEYLGNVITLCVEKRGIQKDMQYVGSQVSLRYELPMNEVVMDFFDRLKSVSRGFASLDYSFVRFDPAKLVRLDILINGDRVDALALIVHRDQSQQKGRAMAEKMKELIPRQMFDVAIQAAIGGQVVARTTVKALRKNVTAKCYGGDVSRKKKLLEKQKAGKRRMKQLGRVEVPQEAFLAVLKVDQ; from the coding sequence GTGGCCACAGATCTCTCCCATATCCGCAATTTCTCCATCATTGCCCATATCGACCACGGTAAATCCACCCTGGCGGACCGCTTTATTCAGGTCTGCGGCGGGCTCTCGGATCGCGAGATGGCCGCCCAGGTCCTCGACAGCATGGATCTGGAGCGGGAACGCGGCATCACCATCAAGGCCCAGAGCGTGACCCTGGACTACACCGCGCGCGACGGTAAAACCTATCAGCTGAACTTTATCGATACCCCGGGGCACGTGGATTTCTCCTATGAAGTCTCTCGCTCGCTGGCCGCCTGTGAGGGTGCACTGCTGGTGGTGGACGCCGCCCAGGGCGTGGAAGCGCAGTCGGTGGCCAACTGCTACACGGCCATCGAACAGGGCCTGGAAGTGATTCCGGTACTGAACAAGATGGACCTGCCGCAGGCGGACCCCGACAAGGTGGCCGAGGAAATCGAGGATATCATCGGTATCGATGCCACCGAGGCCACCCGCTGCAGTGCCAAGTCCGGCCTCGGCGTCGAGGAGGTGCTGGAAGACCTGGTGCGCCTGGTACCGCCGCCAGAGGGCGACGTGGAAGCACCGCTGCAGGCGCTGATCATCGATTCCTGGTTCGACAGCTACCTCGGTGTGGTTTCCCTGGTGCGGGTGGTACAGGGCACCCTGAAAACCAAAGACAAGATCGTGACCAAATCTATCGGTCGCGCCCACGTGGTCGACAACGTCGGTATCTTCACGCCCAAGCGCAAGGAGACCGGCGTGTTGCGCGCCGGCGAGGTGGGCTTTGTGGTGGCCGGTATCAAGGACATCCACGGCGCGCCGGTAGGCGATACGCTGACCCATGCCAAAGGCGTCGAAGACGTGGCGATGCTGCCGGGCTTCCAAAAGGTCAAACCGCAGGTCTACGCCGGTCTGTTCCCGGTCAGCTCCGACGACTACGAGGCCTTCCGCGATGCGCTGGAGAAGCTGTCGCTGAACGACGCCTCGCTGTTCTACGAGCCGGAGACCTCCGATGCACTGGGTTTCGGCTTCCGCTGCGGCTTCCTTGGCATGCTGCACATGGAGATCATCCAGGAGCGCCTGGAGCGCGAGTACGATCTGGACCTGATCACCACCGCGCCGACCGTGGTTTTCGAGGTATTGCAAACCGACGGCACCGTGATGTCAGTGGACAACCCGTCGCGCCTGCCGGATGTGGGTAGCATCGAAGAGATGCGCGAACCCATCGCCGAAGTGAACATCCTGGTGCCGCAGGAGTACCTGGGCAACGTAATTACGCTGTGTGTCGAGAAGCGCGGTATCCAGAAGGACATGCAGTACGTAGGTAGCCAGGTGTCACTGCGCTACGAATTGCCGATGAACGAAGTGGTCATGGATTTCTTCGACCGCCTCAAATCGGTCAGCCGCGGCTTCGCCTCGCTGGATTACAGTTTTGTGCGTTTTGACCCGGCAAAACTGGTGCGCCTGGATATCCTGATCAACGGCGATCGCGTCGATGCCCTGGCGCTGATCGTGCACCGCGATCAGTCCCAGCAGAAAGGCCGCGCGATGGCCGAGAAAATGAAAGAGCTGATTCCGCGGCAGATGTTCGACGTAGCCATCCAGGCTGCGATCGGTGGCCAGGTGGTTGCACGCACGACCGTCAAGGCGCTGCGCAAGAACGTCACCGCCAAGTGTTATGGCGGCGACGTCTCGCGCAAGAAAAAGCTGCTGGAAAAGCAGAAAGCGGGTAAGCGCCGTATGAAACAGCTGGGCCGTGTCGAGGTGCCGCAGGAGGCGTTCCTGGCGGTACTCAAGGTGGACCAGTAA
- a CDS encoding DegQ family serine endoprotease produces MLKRCSQFVFTLCLLLSASAFARGLPEFTDLIADNSPAVVKINSVEHRQTSRRNLPPQYRQDIPDIFRHLLEPPQQRPVASLGSGFIISGDGYIVTNNHVVDGADQVTVTLTDRREFDAKVIGTDVSSDLALIKIDAEDLPHLKWGNSDDLKVGEWVVAIGSPFGLDYSASAGIVSAMGRSIPNESRENYVPFIQTDVAINPGNSGGPLFNMDGRVVGINSQIYTRSGGSIGLSFAIPASLAQDVIAQLKEKGRVDRGWLGVGIQDVDLNMAKAMGLKKPHGALVAQVESGAPADQAGIVAGDIITRFDGHKILEQGDLPHIVGRTSPGSEVSVDLMRKGEHKTVSVTVGTLPSDDTEMGQASSAGPASNVGGRLGLVVGEIPDALKQRWGVDSGVLVKDVVPGKPGAKAGLRGGDIIAQLGFEKVGDLKDYRKVVKDLPDNELLPIRFFRAGQPTFRTIEIDKK; encoded by the coding sequence ATGCTGAAACGCTGTTCACAGTTTGTCTTCACTCTCTGCCTGTTGCTGTCGGCGTCTGCGTTCGCGCGCGGGCTGCCGGAATTCACCGACCTGATCGCGGATAATTCGCCGGCGGTAGTGAAAATCAATTCGGTAGAGCACCGCCAGACCTCGCGCCGTAACCTGCCGCCGCAGTACCGCCAGGATATTCCGGATATCTTCCGCCACTTGCTGGAGCCGCCGCAGCAGCGCCCGGTAGCCAGCCTGGGATCCGGATTCATCATCTCCGGTGACGGCTACATCGTCACCAACAACCACGTCGTGGACGGCGCAGACCAGGTCACGGTAACCCTGACCGATCGGCGCGAGTTCGATGCCAAGGTCATCGGCACCGATGTCAGCTCCGACCTGGCGCTGATCAAGATCGACGCCGAGGATCTGCCGCACCTGAAGTGGGGCAACTCGGACGACCTCAAGGTGGGTGAATGGGTGGTCGCAATCGGCTCTCCGTTCGGTCTCGATTACTCCGCCAGCGCCGGTATCGTGAGCGCCATGGGGCGCAGCATCCCCAACGAGAGTCGCGAGAATTACGTGCCGTTCATCCAGACCGATGTGGCCATCAATCCGGGTAACTCCGGCGGCCCGCTGTTCAACATGGATGGCAGGGTCGTGGGCATCAACTCACAGATCTATACCCGCAGCGGCGGTTCCATTGGCCTGTCGTTCGCCATTCCCGCCAGCCTGGCGCAGGATGTGATTGCCCAGCTGAAAGAGAAGGGGCGCGTCGATCGCGGCTGGCTCGGTGTCGGCATCCAGGATGTGGACCTGAATATGGCCAAGGCAATGGGCCTGAAGAAGCCCCACGGCGCCCTGGTGGCCCAGGTGGAGTCCGGTGCACCGGCGGACCAGGCGGGCATTGTCGCGGGCGATATCATTACCCGCTTCGACGGCCACAAGATCCTCGAGCAGGGCGATCTGCCGCATATCGTCGGCCGCACCAGCCCGGGCAGCGAAGTGAGTGTTGACCTCATGCGCAAGGGCGAGCACAAGACCGTCAGTGTCACGGTCGGCACCTTGCCGAGCGATGACACCGAGATGGGGCAGGCCTCCAGCGCTGGTCCCGCCAGCAATGTGGGTGGCCGCCTGGGGCTGGTCGTGGGCGAGATTCCCGATGCGCTGAAGCAGCGCTGGGGCGTGGATTCCGGCGTGCTGGTCAAGGATGTGGTGCCGGGCAAGCCCGGTGCCAAGGCCGGTCTCCGCGGCGGCGATATCATTGCGCAGCTGGGGTTCGAGAAAGTGGGCGACCTGAAGGACTACCGCAAAGTGGTCAAAGATCTGCCGGATAACGAACTGCTGCCGATTCGATTCTTCCGCGCGGGCCAGCCGACCTTCCGCACCATTGAGATCGACAAGAAATAG